The Ascaphus truei isolate aAscTru1 chromosome 14, aAscTru1.hap1, whole genome shotgun sequence genome segment gacagtgtcacacatacatgtaccacagcctcttcccgCGTTACACCCAGggagacagtgtcacacatacatgtaccacagcctcttccccgtcacacccagggggacagtgtcacacatacatgtaccacagcctcttcccctgTCACACCCAGGGGGGCaatgtcacacatacatgtaccacagcctcttcccccgtcacacccaggggggcagtgtcacacatacatgtaccacagcctcttcccccgtcacacccagggggacagtgtcacacatacatgtaccacagcctcttcccccgtcacacccagggagacagtgtcacacatacatgtaccacagcctcttcccctgtcacacccagggggacagtgtcacacatacatgtaccacagcctcttcccccgtcacacccagggggacagtgtcacacatacatgtaccacagcctcttcccccgtcacacccagggagacagtgtcacacatacatgtaccacagtctcttcccccgtcacacccagggggacagtgtcacacatacatgtaccacagcctcttcccctgtcacacccagggagacagtgtcacacatacatgtaccacagcctcttcccccgtcacacccagggggacagtgtcacacatacatgtaccacagtctcttcccccgtcacacccagggggacagtgtcacacatacatgtaccacagcctcttcccccgtcacacccagggggacagtgtcacacatacatgtaccacagcctcttcccctgtcacacccagggggacagtgtcacacatacatgtaccacagcctcttcccctgtcacacccagggaggcagtgtcacacatacatgtaccacagcctcttcccctgtcacacccagggagacagtgtcacacatacatgtaccacagcctcttcccccgtcacacccagggggccagtgtcacacatacatgtaccacagcctcttcccccgtcacacccagggggacagtgtcacacatacctgtaccacagcctcttcccctgtcacacccagggggacagtgtcacacatacatgtaccacagcctcttcccctgtcacacccagggagacagtgtcacacatacatgtaccacagcctcttcccccgtcacacccagggggccagtgtcacacatacatgtaccacagcctcttcccgtcacacccaggggacagtgtcacacatacatgtaccacagcctcttcccctgtcacacccagggggacagtgtcacacatacatgtaccacagcctcttcccctgtcacacccagggaggcagtgtcacacatacatgtaccacagcctcttcccctgTCACACCCAGGGGGGCaatgtcacacatacatgtaccacagcctcttcccccgtcacacccagggggacagtgtcacacatacatgtaccacagcctcttccccgtcacacccagggggacagtgtcacacatacatgtaccacagcctcttccaCCGTCACACCCAGggagacagtgtcacacatacatgtagcacagcctcttcccccgtcacacccagggggacagtgttacacatacttgtaccacagcctcttcccctgtcacacccagggggacagtgtcacacatacatgtaccacagcctcttccaCCGTCACACCCAGggagacagtgtcacacatacatgtaccacagcctcttcccccgtcacacccagggggacagtgtcacacatacatgtaccacagcctcttcccccgtcacaccgagggggacagtgtcacacatacatgtaccacagcctcttcctttgtcacacccagggggacagtgtcacacatacatgtaccacagcctcttcccctgtcacacccagggggacagtgttacacatacatgtaccacagcctcttcccccgtcacacccagggggacagtgtcacacatacatgtcgGGCCGCTTTTATTTGCACGGATGTATATAATCTCTGCCATTGACTGCAGCAAAGTGCGGGGAGATTGACACACCGCCATGGAAAGATACACTTTGGGGAACTTTCTATGCTGAATTCTTGGCTAATACAGATGTACTCATTTTATTCACATTAAAGCTGGTGTCAGACCTATGAATAGGACGAGCTCAGGATGGGCCTAGATGTGGCTACTTTCTTGTATAGGATTTCCACTTTGTGGCTGCAAAGCCACGGAATAAATTCTTACTGTGGACATTGTTACCAAcggcaaattatatatatatatatatatatatatatatatatatatatatataatgtgatatCGCACTATTTTCAATATCATTTACTCCTCCCATGTGTACTCAAAAACATTGTTTTTCATATGTcgatgtatttatgtatttatttgtacgtGTTTTATCCCTGATTCGTTTGTTAAATTGTGGAGTTATCTATATATAGGTGCATGTTTATAATGATGACGTTTTCATTGAGTGCAGCAAAACTGCAACAGGTAATATTTCTTTGGTAGGTTGTGTGATATTTGTTTCTGATGCAGCCAACAGCACTTTCATTTAGGGAAGCAGGTAACTATTTACTTgtgtgacctaatgacaggggcgtgtttaatgagttaaagggtcagtcccacataggagcaaagtgacctaatgacagggacgtgtgtaatgggttaaagggtcagtcccacgtaggagcaaagtgacctaatgacagggacgtgtttaatgggttaaagggtcagttccacgtaggagcaaagtgacctaatggcagggacatgtttaatgggttaaagggtcagtcccacgtaggagcaaagtgacataatgacagggacgtgtgtaatgggttaaagggtcacaGTGACGTGTTTCCCGTGTCACAGCACACTGACTTTCTGAGAGTATCCATGCAGCGTCTCCTGGGAAGTCCCGATCACAATGTTTTTCTGCACCCGGACAAGTCCCACCACCTGCGCACTCAGCTCAATGCAGTATTTGGGACGCTTGGAGTCTCTGCCgtagagaagggaggagaggggagatcggatacacagaaatatataagaaaagggagagaaagcaCACCATATGTACAAAACAAATAGCAAGTGCGCGCGTCATAAATAGTATGAAAAAGACACGTCACCAAAATCACATGACCAGGGAGGGGCACAGCACTGCAGGAAGATGGGAAAAGGGTAATTAATCCATATCCAACGTGTCGGAATCATCTCCgggccccttcatcagggaggTGCATATATACACCTTCCTGCAGTGCTGTGTCTCCTACCCTGGTCATTTCATTTTGGTGAAGTATCTTTttcatacagaaaaaaaaaggtcccattcgtggcccgaaacgttggttttgtgtttatttttgcaatacacttgtttgttccattctggagtgctgccCGCTGATtttgtttccaaacggtatcgtattgcttattcttcatcataggatctgcacccacaccagtgactattattacggagtgctttttgttctttttctatgatatatatatatatgaacatacagtaatatttacagttgccatatgctttactgtggagggtttttgtcactttttttacccaccataaccttaatgacagtggtgattacctagtctagtctcaaacctgcttgccattaagaccagcctcacactgatgatacccatcaaggttgaaacatgtatgtgagtaggtctaatggctttgcatctcatcccagcctctgtttaaaagctgtgtttaaaacagcatgcattggcttgaggattggcttgtgtaatacgagcttgagacaaaaggtggcactgagtgctcatttgcatgtcatttcccagaatcccttgctgcagtggaagcgctgtatgctgggtgacaatggggaaagacagggttgcagacctgtctaagacatgcaaatgaacatacagtaatatttacagttgctatatatatatatatatatatatatatatatatatacatatacatatacatacacacacatacatacatagttacatacataaacacatgtACAAGCACACAAaaacatacagacagacacacacgcagatatACACATACCTGCGGAGAATATACACGTTGCCATTACGACAAGCCACTGTGATCCGATACTCAATGTCATACTGTCCTGTTACATCCAGGAGAGTCGGTACGCTGGGGAGACCGACCTGTTATAAGAACAACGCCGTGTATAAGAACACCCTCCTTAAAAGAACATCTCCCCCCAACCAGACATGCCCCATACTATAGGGGGGAGTTTTGGTTATAAAAATATTCCCCTTATAAGGACATCCTGTTATAAGAACACTCCTCCTAGAAGGACATGGCCTCACAGCCCTGACAtgcccctgttataagaacactcCTCCTATAAGGACATGGCCTCACAGCCCTGACAtgcccctgttataagaacactcCTCCTATAAGGACATCTCCTCCTATAAGGACATCTCCTCAGCCGTGAAATGCCCCTGGGGGCCACTAGGTCAGTAGGAGCTGGCGGAGGTGGGGCAGGGAGGTCAGGAAGGCGAGGATGGTGAGCGAGCTCCTGTCTGTAATACAGGGAGACGTCCCAGTGAGAATAGAAGAGGCTGCTGCCCTTAACCCAAGCACCGGAGAAGTTACAAGCAGTGCAGCCAACACgtagatcaggggcggccaacttcagtccgCGGGGCCACGAACatgtcaggttttctggatatccctgcttcagcacaggcggctcagtcaaagactgagcccgattgagcctcctgtgctgaagcagggatatccctcatacctgaccggttggtggcccctgaggactggaattggccactcctGACTTCGAGGATACAGAGAGAGACCATCTCTCACAAGAATAAATGGAAGTCCAGTACTGGAAAGTTCAATATAGCAGGGACCAACGCAACGAACCTCAGAATGACTCAGAGACGTGAGATTGTCACAGGAGGACACCTTCAGCGGACTTGCACATGGACTCTTTACCGGTCCAGGTTTTGTTCCATTGAGGAGAGAGTGGCGTGACCATGCAGATGACCCCCACAATAAGGAAAACCTGCCCTTCCCCGAGTTTGAGAATAACCCAGAAGACTGAGAGAGATCTGTGAGGAAAACCTAGAAGTCTCAGACACAAAAGGCACTACCTCCCCCAGTGTCCGTCAAAAGAGGCGGCTTCCCAGGGCCTCAATGGAGGGAGGAAATCAAGGGAAATGGGAAATGGGTATCTCAAAATGTTAACTAAAATATGGAGCCATTAAAGAGAACGTTTCTGGTATAAGATGGTTCAAAGAATCTTGGTTTTCATATCTTATTTGTTCAGGAAACAAGGTCCTGGGAGAGGCACTAGGCCAAGATTGAAATGCGAGTGTCTATGTTTCAATGGAAGTTGGAAATATAGTGTACTGTGTGTACTGTGCTTAGAATGTACGAGTTGAAAGTATCCAATCTCTTTAAGTTGGTCTGTGTGTCGCATTATGTATGCCTGTGCGTCTCATTATACACGCTCAAACTAGGAGGCCTAGAACAACCAAACTCAGAAAGATTACTTTATGTATCACAATATGGCGCACTGTCATGGTTTGGATCCCCTGGAACACTccaaagaggaggggaggggggggggggtgttggtagGAACATCATCTTCCATAGGGTATCTCAAGCAaatcagccactgggtgttgtacctggcaggctatatatctggcacgtgacatcatactggtgacatcataatgacaGTCAGATAGCTTTAAAGTTCacacagaaagcagacaaagAAAGGGAGGAAGTCCGTTGGCACGGGAGGAGAAAGAAACAAtgttggagaaggggagagaggtggaaagaattggggacatcataaggtattgaagggaagtgatgggagggagagagatgaggggagagagaaagagagagacagaaggggaggggggggggcgatgagAGGAGGGAGACCCGTGCGAAGCCGTGCTTTATGACGCAAGTATTGAGACCAGTGCTGTTTACAGTCACAAGATAAACAGAGCACGCCCTCCTTCCTTATATtaacatctcctcacagccccatGAACATTGGAGAGGGACCCCAGTTATAAGGACATCTTCTCACAGCCCGACATGAACATTGGAGAGGGACCCCAGTTATAAGGacatctcctcacagccccatGAACATTGGAGAGGGACCCCAGTTATAAGGACATCTCCTCACAGCCTCGGCATGAACATTGGAGAGGGACCCCAGTTATAAGGACATCTCCTCACGGCCCCGACATGAACATTGGAGAGGGACCCCAGTTATAAGGACATCTCCTCACGGCCCCGACATGAACATTGGAGAGGGACCCCAGTTATAAGGacatctcctcacagccccgGCATGAACATTGGAGAGGAACCCCAGTTATAAGGACATCTCCTCACGGCCCCGACATGAACATTGGAGAGGGACCCCAGTTATAAGGACATCTCCTCACAGCCTCGGCATGAACATTGGAGAGGGACCCCAGTTATAAGGACATCTCCTCACAGCCTCGGCATGAACATTGGAGAGGGACCCCAGTTATAAGGACATCTCCTCACAGCCTCGGCATGAACATTGGAGAGGGACCCCAGTTATAAGGACATCTCCTCACAGCCTCGGCATGAACATTGGAGAGGAACCCCAGTTATAAGGACATCTCCTCACGGCCCCGACATGAACATTGGAGAGGGACCCCAGTTATAAGGacatctcctcacagccccgACATGAACATTGGAGAGGAATCCCAGTTATAAGGACATCTCCTCACAGCCTCGGCATGAACATTGGAGAGGAACCCCAGTTATAAGGacatctcctcacagccccgGCATGAACATTGGAGAGGAACCCCAGTTATAAGGACATATCCTCACAGCCCCGGCATGAACATTGGAGAGGAACCCCAGTTATAAGGACATCTCCTCACAGCCTCGGCATGAACATTGGAGAGGAACCCCAGTTATTAGGACACCTCCTCACAGCCCCGACATGAACATTGGAGAGGAACCCCAGTTATAAGGacatctcctcacagccccgACATGAACATTGGAGAGGGACCCCAGTTATAAGGACATCTCCTCACAGCCTCGGCATGAACATTGGAGAGGAATCCCAGTTATAAGGACATCTCCTCACAGCCTCGGCATGAACATTGGAGAGGAACCCCAGTTATAAGGacatctcctcacagccccgGCATGAACATTGGAGAGGAACCCCAGTTATAAGGacatctcctcacagccccgGCATGAACATTGGAGAGGAACCCCAGTTATAAGGACATCTCCTCACAGCCTCGGCATGAACATTGGAGAGGAACCCCAGTTATTAGGACACCTCCTCACAGCCCCGACATGAACATTGGAGAGGAACCCCAGTTATAAGGacatctcctcacagccccgACATGAACATTGGAGAGGGACCCCAGTTATAAGGACATCTCCTCACAGCCTCGGCATGAACATTGGAGAGGGACCCCAGTTATAAGGacatctcctcacagccccgGCATGAACATTGGAGAGGAACCCCAGTTATAAGGACATCTAACAGCCCCGAAGTCCCCCTTTTCTATAGGAGGAACCGCGGTTATAAGAACACCTCCCTTATAAGAacgctcccccccttccctgctgtgATCACTCTGCCTTAGGCTGGTATTATACTGTGCTGGCGCGCGCGTGGCATTGATAAATACCTGTCTCCCTATGGCAGTTTATCCAGAGCTGACGCGCATGCGCACGGCAGACAGCGCTGGCGCAGCAGCTGTGTGGAAATataaagaaatttgtattttcgagCGGCTGGCGtgccacgtgacactgtgagccaatcacagtccGGCCTACCCTCCTAGCCACGCGCGTCACCGTTTGGCCTATAGGTTCTAAATGCACGTGCCACATGCACGCCACGCGCACCTGCGCTTACTATATTACATGCCTTAGGGTCTCACCCGGGTCAGGATAGTAAACGCCTCAGGGTCCAGAATGAAGATTTCTCCACTCTCTGTGCCGATCACGAGGCAGCAAACGGCATCTTCATCAGCCATGTTTTTCTTCAGCGTCCCCATGCAGGTGATCACAGTCTGATGGGCGTATGCGGGGCACAGGGTTACACGCACAGCCGTGTATAAACAGACACAAAATTACCCCCCCCTGCACAGACACAAAtgtgcgcatacacacacacagatatacgaacacacacctcccctgctcagaTACACATCACGTGTGCACATGTGACATGTGCATATACACAGATATAGCACTGCAACGCACAAACATAGATACAAACAAGCGTGTACACATAAAAATACACCTgcagacaaacagacacacacaaatatatatgtgagagatagctcagtctctacCTGCCGCTTCAGAGGTTGCTGTTTGTAAGTATTCACAAAGGCCTCCATCTCCTGTAGCTCCAGCATCAGAAAACTGTAAGAAAGCAATGTAGGATTGGTGTCAGTAGTGGGATTATGTTAATGTGGGGTTTAGTGGTGGTAGCTAGCATGCTGAAGGCGGGGTTTTCAGGAAGGGGAGTGGCTAGCATGCTCAAGGCTGGACAATCAGGAAAATGTGTCACCAACATGCTGATAGAGGTTATCAGGAAGGCGAATGGCTAGCTCGTAGAGTGCATGGTTATTTGTTAGAGGTGTGAATACCTTGCTTACGGCAGTGTTATCATAGAGGGGCATGGCTAGTATGCCAAGGCCGGAGCTTAAGGTGAATCTTGTGTCATATATAAACTCAGCGTCGTACACTTACCGCAGCGACCTGACTGAAAGAGGGACCTCTGCCTTATCTCTGAGGGGAGAAAATAAAATGGCAGACAGTCTGTTACTTCAACCCTCACACACGAATCAATTCACTAAATTATTATATCCACTagtgcagggggctcaactccagtcctcaagccccccaacaggtcaggttttcagtataaccctgattcagcataggtggctcaatcagtccctgcttcagcacaggtggctcaatcgtgtgctgaagctgggatatcatgaaaacttgacctgttggtgaggcttgaggactggagttgtgccccCCTGCACTAGGCAACATAACACAGAAGTGGGGAGAGCAGTGTATTTTCACTAAAGGCACACAAATGATGAAGAAGGGATACTCCACCCACAGTCAATACGGAGATTGAACATTTATTTTGTAGAGTCTGGAATCATAGAGAGAGGTTACGGGCCGTGCACAGTGAGTGCGGGTGGGCCTAGACTGAGGATGAGAGAAGTTCAGCCCTTTTATTGGGTAAGTACTGTATAGTCCATGTCCTGGGAGTGTAAAAAGGGGTTCTGGTCTCTACCTGATTCCCTCCAACATCTCCTTCAGGGTCATTGGGTCGATCTTGTCCTGAGAGAGGAGATCATATAGAGAGAACTCTGTCCTTTTgttgtctctgtctctccacctcccggctctctcgctctccctctttTCGTGCTTTTTCTCGCCCTCCTCTCACCagtgtccttttttccccctctctcttttgcccccttccctcccctccctccgacatcgctctccctttcctctcttctccctcacctTTCCTCTCTGACACCCCCCTTTTCCTCACTTATCATCAATCTGCCCTCTTTCCTCCCTGTATCACCCTACCTTCCATTtctcatctcctcccccctctctcgtgTCACAATCTCCATGTTTCACCCAACTCACTTTTTACCACTCTCTCATCCTCTACATCTCTCTCTTATCATTCACCTTCTTCTTTCTCATCCCCTTCTACTCATCGCTCCTCTTCTTCGTatccctctctcctccactcccctctctcccttttccaccctctccctcctctctctctctccattatttcctccctccctgtgccccaACTTCTCCCGtctcccacctcctctctctcacctccttgGCCTGATCCCACACCTCCTTCTCCAGCGGGTTGACCTCCATTGCTGGCAGCGTGAACTTGAAGTATGGCCTCAGGTTCTTGTACACGTAGATGAAGGGTCCAGATGCCACGGCCACAGCCGGGGTACGTGGTTCATTCTGGTCCATTAGGAAGGTCGCCACTCCTGTGGGCAGGTCCAGTAGGGCGTTCTCGGACATTAGActtgtacccttatacaccttcAGCTTCATGTTATATGGCCCACTGCCCATGTCCCCCGCCACCAGCTGCCACAGGACAACTGTGTGTTAatagggcgtctcacacaggatTTATAATATAAGGTAATAAGGTCAATGTCTCCTTCCTCtgatgcaggggtggccaactacagtcctcttGGACCACCaaaaggttttaaggatatccctgcttcagcacaggtgatcaatcagtggctcaatcaaaggccccgctcacacagcgcGCTACAGGACGTGCGCGCGTTCGTCACAGATTCCTGTCGGCCAATGGCAGTGTTCAGTAtggaaactaccattggctgcaaagtgcaGCGccgacgctgctgcagtcgcgggagaCCTTTGAATCTGTGATgtccggctgcagcagcgcgacGTCAGTTTCAGTAGCCAATCAATGTAATGTAAACATTGATAGACCCAACCCACGTCTGGCCATGAGCACAAACTTTTCATTGGAGTTTTGGTTTTAGGTTTGCCCGTGTATATGTAAAATGGTAAGGTCTTAGGAGCTAATGTACCAGATGCAAACTTTCTTACCATTGACATTACGCACACTCGTTTACATAGAAAGTTATGTTTATTGAGAAGAATGGCGATATGTTCCAAAGGATGCACAAAACAGTTTAAAATGCTTATGAGATAAATATTTCATTTTTCTACTTCTTAGTTCATTTATAAACATACCAAATGGGATCCCAGAAAAATATGTGGCACCTGATTTTAAGAACACGCGCCCTTCGTGTACTTTGCTGAATGATTCGGCACTTGTTTCCTTCCTGGATGTCGCCCTGTgtcggatcattccgtctgctggggatgaacacacatcgcccagcagacagaggcgcgcGCGCGCTGCGTCGCAAAGTCCCCAGTGTGAACGCGGCCAAAGACTgcgccacctttgctgaagcagggatatccttaaaacctgacgttttgatggtccttgaggactggagtttgccaccgcTGTGCTAATGTAATAAAAGATTCTCTCACTCTCGGGATTTCTATTATAAATGAATAGTCAGTCTCAGCTCTTACCTTAAATTCCCCATCTCCATGTAAATCAGCAAGAGCTGGAGGAGAGAAAACATATATAAGGCAACCTATAGAAGGGAGCtaggagcctgtccctcccccgcagggtgacaccgtgacacagatagaagggagcgaggagcctgtccctcccccgcagggtgaagccgtgacacagatagaagggagcgaggagcctgtccctcccctgcagggtgacacagtgacacagacagaagggagctatgagtctgtccctccccccgcagggtgacaccgtgacacagacagaagggagctaggagcctgtccctccccccgcagggtgacacagatagAAGAGAGCTATgagtgtccctccccccgcagggtgacacagtgacacagacagaagggagctatgagtctgtccctccccccgcagggtgacaccgtgacacagatagaagagacctatgagtctgtccctcccccccgcagggtgacacagtgacacagacagaagggagctatgagtctgtccctcccccccgcagggtgacacagtgacacagatagaagggagctatgacTCTGTCCCTccacccgcagggtgacacagtgacacaggcagaagggagataTGAACCATCCAACACCTAAGCAGCTGATCCCATTACCCGACTAAGTGACCTTGTTAATCCTTCTTCCCTAATCCCTATAAATCTGCTTTATCTATGCCAAGATAAGAGAAAAAGCGTTCTTTACGGCTTCATATAACTGATACTTTTAAatcttattgccccatataacccctccctataactcctcctattaccccatatacataCGTACCGATGCAGGAGGAAAAGGTATAGAGGCCCGCAACAGGGTCATAGTGAGCATCCAACCACTTAGAGTGAGACTCGCTGTGAGAGTGAGGCAGCGTGGGAAAAAGAAAGGTAACATGAGTGCCGGCAACGGCGATgtcagccccctcctcccccccttacacacactactacaccatgccatgtatacacagtgagggcagcggcagtgctagcctcccccacactactacaccatgacatgtatacacacagcacaggtacagcgcgagcagcggcagtgccagcttccccctcacacactactacaccatgccatgtatacacagcacaggtacagcgcgggcagcggcagtgccagcctcccccctaaCACACTACTACATCATGCCATATattcacagcacaggtacagcgcgggcagcggcagcctcccccctcacacactactacaccatgacatgtatacacagcacaggtacagcgcgggcagcggcagtgccagcctcccccctcacacactactacatcatGCCATATattcacagcacaggtacagcgcgggcagcggcagcctcccccctcacacactactacaccatgacatgtatacacagcacaggtacagcgcgggcagcggcagtgccagcctcccccctcacacacactactacaccatgacatgtatacacagcacaggtacagcgcggtcagcggcagtgccagcctcccctcacacactcctacaccatgacatgtatacagagcacaggtacagcgcaggcagcggcagtgccagcctccgcctcacacactactacatcatgccatgtatacacagcacagatacagcacagatacagcgcaggcagcggcagtgccagcctccccctcacacactactacatcatgccatgtatacacagcacagatacagcgcgggcagtggcagtgccagcctcccctcacacactactacatcatgccatgtatacacagcacagatacagcgcgggcagtggcag includes the following:
- the BBS1 gene encoding BBSome complex member BBS1 encodes the protein MSSSSDSSREGESHSKWLDAHYDPVAGLYTFSSCIALADLHGDGEFKLVAGDMGSGPYNMKLKVYKGTSLMSENALLDLPTGVATFLMDQNEPRTPAVAVASGPFIYVYKNLRPYFKFTLPAMEVNPLEKEVWDQAKEDKIDPMTLKEMLEGIRDKAEVPLSVRSLRFLMLELQEMEAFVNTYKQQPLKRQTVITCMGTLKKNMADEDAVCCLVIGTESGEIFILDPEAFTILTRVGLPSVPTLLDVTGQYDIEYRITVACRNGNVYILRRDSKRPKYCIELSAQVVGLVRVQKNIVIGTSQETLHGYSQKGKRLWTVTLPAPVMTMSLLEQKSRSIQAVLVGLGNLEVHLYRDKNLLSVIGTPDVVTSLCFGRYGREDDTLIMSTKGRRGLHSAGIDQGVRGRMEGQCLAVFVGG